The following coding sequences lie in one Sorghum bicolor cultivar BTx623 chromosome 6, Sorghum_bicolor_NCBIv3, whole genome shotgun sequence genomic window:
- the LOC8056048 gene encoding putative non-inhibitory serpin-10 gives MDYCLQVAWYPGMEAITNQSNFIFSPMSLRAGLALLAVGTQGPTLRQLLTFLGSENTHHLDAATARLLTNVSTWPQLSFAAGIFVDRTLFLAPEFVSSAVSAHYAVARSVDFKNQPAAATAEMNAFVEQATAGRIRNLLSDGAVHGDTKVVLANGMHFKATWARRFDPSNTVRDNFYRRNGEPVRVPFLSDAGMHYAESFDAPGLGFKVLQCFYKMVGRDGKLDPKAPCFCMLIFLPHRDDGLRDLLRLAVTEPDFVMRCAPRREQAVCPCKVPKFKFSFTFDAVTALWQLGLSAPFADGADLSRMVSNMPREGIYVSAVRQTCAVEVDEEGTTAVAAMYC, from the coding sequence TCGCCTATGTCCCTCAGGGCTGGGctcgcgctgctcgccgtgggcaCGCAGGGCCCGACGTTGCGGCAGCTGCTCACGTTCCTGGGCTCCGAAAACACGCACCACCTCGACGCAGCCACAGCGAGGCTCCTCACCAACGTGAGCACGTGGCCACAGCTCTCCTTCGCCGCCGGCATCTTCGTGGACCGCACGCTTTTCCTCGCGCCGGAGTTCGTGTCCTCCGCCGTCTCTGCTCACTACGCCGTCGCAAGGTCTGTCGATTTCAAGAATCAGCCTGCGGCAGCGACCGCTGAGATGAACGCTTTCGTCGAGCAGGCCACGGCGGGGCGCATACGCAACCTCCTGTCCGATGGCGCGGTCCACGGCGACACCAAGGTTGTCCTCGCCAACGGTATGCACTTCAAGGCGACGTGGGCACGGAGGTTCGATCCGTCGAACACCGTCCGCGACAACTTCTACCGCCGCAACGGCGAGCCCGTGCGGGTGCCGTTCCTGTCGGACGCTGGCATGCACTACGCCGAGAGCTTCGACGCCCCTGGACTGGGGTTCAAGGTCCTCCAGTGCTTCTACAAGATGGTGGGGCGTGACGGCAAGCTGGACCCCAAGGCGCCCTGCTTCTGCATGCTCATATTCCTGCCGCACAGGGACGACGGGCTTCGCGACCTGCTGCGCCTGGCCGTCACTGAGCCGGATTTCGTCATGCGGTGCGCGCCACGGCGCGAGCAGGCAGTCTGCCCGTGCAAGGTCCCCAAGTTCAAGTTCTCCTTCACGTTCGACGCGGTGACCGCGCTCTGGCAGCTCGGGCTGTCCGCGCCGTTCGCGGACGGTGCCGACCTGTCGCGGATGGTGTCGAACATGCCACGCGAGGGGATCTACGTGTCGGCCGTGAGGCAGACGTGCGCCGTGGAGGTCGACGAGGAAGGCACGACAGCGGTTGCCGCTATGTACTGTTAG